In Oncorhynchus clarkii lewisi isolate Uvic-CL-2024 chromosome 2, UVic_Ocla_1.0, whole genome shotgun sequence, one DNA window encodes the following:
- the LOC139419588 gene encoding ATP-dependent translocase ABCB1-like isoform X3: MGREDGDMPDSLPTIPEGYPNLAFHEDKKPQERMTEGQPTVDTERKPKKGLGKKKEPAKAVGFFQLFRYATGCEVLLMIIGLLCAALHGIALPLMCVVFGQMTDSFVQSGQQLNFTANFTVEEISAILNSTDGCIQIPGVDIEALMTRHAYYFIGIGCAVFLLGTFQVMLFLLTATKQTKRIREKYFHAILHQQMSWFDTHQIGVLNVRLTDDINTINEGLGDKICVFVQFFCTFLSGFIIGFIFGWKLTLVILTVSPLLAGSAAVWSKILATLTSKELSAYAKAGAVAEEILVAIRTVVAFNGQKKAVERYERNLEDAKNFGIKKAITTNVSMGFTQFVIFGTYALAFWYGTKLSVDEPENYTIGKTITVFFSVMIGAFSLGQGAPNLEAIAKARGAAYEVYNTIDQPRPIDSSSKEGHKPDCVKGDIEFKNIHFSYPSRKDVKILEGVNLTVPRGKTIALVGASGCGKSTTIQLLQRFYDPDSGEITLDGRDIRTLNVKWLRENMGIVSQEPVLFGTTIAENIRYGREDATDEDIERAVREANAYDFISKLPDKLNTMVGERGAQLSGGQKQRIAIARALVKNPKILLLDEATSALDTQSESVVQAALDKARAGRTTIVIAHRLSTIRTADVIAGFSNGEVVEQGTHRELMAKKGVYYSLVMQQSQGKPEEDEEDPVEEDNPPKYEDLDYVLYDSSDMDELEVGNEEGIENGGFEKNSISSGRVEMKPTRRKSKKSKKDKKKEKKPDEAPDIPFTRILALNKPEWPYMLVGTLSSLVGGAVYPCVAIIFAKIIGVFSEVDPEVKRQKTMMFSLLFLLIGGVAFVTYFLKGYMFGKSGELLTMRLRRQVFHAMMRQEIGWFDDNNNAVGVLTTRLATDASLVKGATGSRLGLATNTVCALTIAIVVAFIHSWQLTLLILACVPFLIGANFIQMRAMAGHASKDQGALEQSGKISTETVENFKTVVGLTREDVFFHKFMDSLERPYQNGLVKAPIYGLTFAVAQAIPYMVNAAIFRFGSWLIAHCHTEYENVFLVFSVIIFAAMNIGESASFAPDFAKAKAAAGRILGLLEKKPEIDIYSEEGEKPTDFVGDIEFRGIHFAYPTRQNVRVLQGLNVSVGPGQTLALVGESGCGKSTSIQLLERFYSPAEGQVLVDGLDTKTLNLSWLRSQLGLVSQEPILFDCSISENIQYGDNSREVSQDEIEEAAKNANIHDFIMGLPEKYNTRVGDKGTQMSGGQKQRIAIARALVRQPKVLLLDEATSALDTESEKIVQQALDAARQGRTCIVIAHRLSTIQNADQIAVIQYGQVTEQGTHTDLMAKGGAYYALVNAQVNH, encoded by the exons CCAATTTCACTGTGGAGGAGATCAGCGCTATATTGAACTCAACTGACGGATGTATTCAAATTCCTGGAGTTGATATAGAGGCTCTAATGACTCG ACATGCCTATTACTTCATTGGGATCGGTTGTGCTGTGTTCCTGCTGGGGACCTTTCAGGTGATGTTGTTCTTGTTGACAGCCACCAAACAGACCAAACGGATCCGGGAGAAATACTTCCATGCCATCCTCCACCAACAGATGTCCTGGTTTGATACACACCAGATAGGAGTTCTCAACGTCAGGTTAACAGA tgacatcaacacaATCAACGAAGGCCTTGGAGACAAGATCTGTGTGTTCGTGCAGTTCTTCTGCACCTTCTTGTCAGGGTTCATCATTGGTTTCATCTTCGGCTGGAAGCTAACCCTCGTCATCCTGACCGTCAGTCCTCTCCTGGCAGGATCAGCTGCCGTCTGGTCCAAA ATACTTGCCACCCTGACCAGTAAGGAGCTGTCTGCCTATGCCAAAGCAGGGGCGGTAGCTGAAGAGATACTGGTGGCTATCAGGACAGTTGTGGCTTTCAATGGACAGAAGAAAGCTGTGGAAAG GTATGAAAGAAACTTGGAGGATGCTAAAAACTTTGGGATAAAGAAAGCCATCACCACTAATGTGTCCATGGGCTTCACCCAGTTTGTCATATTTGGGACGTACGCCTTGGCTTTCTGGTACGGGACCAAGCTCTCTGTAGACGAGCCTGAAAACTACACCATTGGAAAAACCATTACA GTCTTCTTCTCGGTGATGATTGGGGCGTTCTCTTTGGGCCAGGGTGCGCCTAACTTGGAAGCCATCGCCAAAGCCCGGGGTGCTGCCTATGAAGTCTACAATACCATTGACCAG CCGCGGCCCATAGACAGCAGTTCAAAGGAAGGTCACAAACCAGACTGTGTGAAAGGAGACATTGAATTCAAGAACATCCACTTCAGCTACCCCTCCAGGAAAGATGTCAAA ATTCTTGAAGGAGTGAATCTGACAGTGCCTCGTGGGAAGACCATAGCTCTGGTTGGAGCCAGTGGATGTGGGAAGAGCACCACCATTCAGCTGCTTCAGCGCTTTTATGATCCAGACTCAGGAGAG ATTACCCTGGATGGTCGGGACATCCGGACCCTGAATGTGAAGTGGCTGAGGGAGAATATGGGTATCGTCAGTCAGGAACCTGTGCTGTTCGGAACAACCATTGCAGAAAACATCCGCTATGGCAGAGAGGATGCCACAGATGAGGACATCGAACGGGCCGTGAGGGAGGCCAACGCGTACGACTTCATCTCCAAACTCCCCGAT AAGCTGAACACCATGGTGGGGGAGCGGGGAGCCCAGCTCAGTGGAGGACAGAAGCAGAGGATAGCTATCgcccgggccctggtcaaaaaccCGAAGATCCTCCTGCTGGACGAGGCCACCTCCGCCCTGGACACCCAGAGTGAGTCGGTCGTTCAGGCCGCTCTGGATAAG GCCAGAGCGGGCCGCACCACAATAGTGATCGCCCACCGCCTGTCCACCATCAGAACAGCTGACGTGATCGCTGGCTTCAGCAACGGAGAGGTGGTGGAGCAGGGAACACACAGGGAACTCATGGCCAAGAAGGGGGTTTACTACTCTCTGGTCATGCAGCAG AGTCAAGGGAAGccagaggaagatgaagaggacCCTGTGGAAGAGGATAACCCTCCTAAATATGAGGATCTGGATTATGTCCTATATGACTCATCTGACATGGATGAGCTGGAAGTGGGAAACGAGGAAGGAATAGAAAACGGCGGCTTTGAAAAGAACTCAATCAGCAGTGGCCGTGTGGAAATGAAACCGACCAGGAGGAAATCTAAGAAGTCCAAGAAGGACAAGAAG AAGGAAAAGAAACCAGATGAAGCTCCAGACATCCCCTTCACCAGAATCCTGGCCTTGAACAAGCCCGAGTGGCCGTACATGTTGGTAGGAACCCTGTCTAGCTTGGTGGGGGGAGCCGTTTATCCCTGTGTCGCCATCATCTTCGCCAAGATCATTGGA GTGTTTTCCGAGGTTGACCCGGAAGTCAAACGACAGAAAACCATGATGTTTTCCCTGCTCTTCCTTCTCATCGGAGGAGTGGCTTTTGTCACCTACTTCCTAAAG GGTTACATGTTTGGAAAATCAGGAGAGCTTCTTACCATGAGGCTGAGGAGGCAGGTATTCCATGCCATGATGAGACAG GAGATTGGATGGTTTGATGACAACAACAATGCAGTGGGAGTTCTAACCACCAGATTGGCCACAGATGCATCTCTGGTTAAAGGG GCGACTGGGTCTAGGTTGGGTCTGGCCACCAACACAGTCTGTGCTCTCACCATCGCCATTGTGGTGGCCTTCATCCACAGCTGGCAGCTCACCCTCCTCATCCTCGCCTGTGTGCCCTTCCTCATTGGAGCCAACTTCATTCAGATGAGGGCCATGGCAGGCCACGCCTCCAAAGACCAGGGTGCCCTGGAGCAGTCTGGGAAG ATATCTACAGAGACCGTTGAAAACTTCAAGACAGTTGTTGGATTGACACGGGAGGACGTCTTCTTTCACAAGTTCATGGACAGTCTAGAAAGACCATACCA GAACGGTTTGGTGAAGGCTCCCATCTACGGACTAACATTTGCCGTTGCCCAAGCAATCCCTTACATGGTCAATGCTGCAATCTTCCGCTTTGGGTCCTGGCTTATTGCTCACTGTCACACAGAATATGAAAATGTTTTCCT TGTGTTTTCTGTGATCATATTTGCTGCCATGAACATAGGAGAATCAGCATCTTTTGCTCCTGACTTTGCCAAAGCGAAAGCAGCTGCGGGGAGAATTCTTGGCTTGTTGGAGAAGAAACCAGAGATTGACATTtacagtgaggagggagagaagccA ACGGACTTTGTCGGGGACATTGAGTTCCGAGGGATCCACTTTGCGTACCCGACCCGTCAGAACGTGAGGGTTCTCCAGGGGTTGAACGTGTCAGTGGGGCCTGGTCAGACCCTGGCCCTGGTCGGGGAGAGTGGCTGTGGTAAAAGCACCTCCATACAACTACTGGAGCGCTTCTATAGCCCTGCTGAAGGACAAGTG TTAGTGGATGGGTTGGATACTAAGACCCTGAACCTGTCGTGGCTGAGGTCTCAGCTGGGCCTGGTGTCCCAGGAGCCCATCCTGTTCGACTGCAGCATCTCAGAGAACATCCAGTATGGGGACAACAGCAGAGAGGTCTCTCAGGATGAGATAGAGGAGGCAGCCAAGAACGCCAACATCCATGACTTCATCATGGGCCTGCCAGAG aAATACAATACCAGGGTTGGGGACAAGGGGACCCAGATGTCTGGAGGTCAGAAACAGAGGATAGCCATCGCCAGAGCACTGGTCAGGCAGCCTAAAGTACTGCTGCTGGATGAAGCCACTTCCGCCCTGgacacagagagtgagaag attGTCCAACAGGCTTTAGACGCCGCCCGGCAGGGCCGCACCTGCATCGTGATCGCCCACCGCCTGTCTACCATCCAGAACGCAGACCAGATAGCGGTAATTCAGTATGGTCAGGTGACAGAGCAGGGTACACATACTGACCTCATGGCTAAAGGAGGGGCTTACTATGCCCTGGTCAACGCACAGGTCAACCACTAA
- the LOC139419588 gene encoding ATP-dependent translocase ABCB1-like isoform X4: MCCPPRDSPAPYVCCVWTDDRQLCTKWTAAQLYRHAYYFIGIGCAVFLLGTFQVMLFLLTATKQTKRIREKYFHAILHQQMSWFDTHQIGVLNVRLTDDINTINEGLGDKICVFVQFFCTFLSGFIIGFIFGWKLTLVILTVSPLLAGSAAVWSKILATLTSKELSAYAKAGAVAEEILVAIRTVVAFNGQKKAVERYERNLEDAKNFGIKKAITTNVSMGFTQFVIFGTYALAFWYGTKLSVDEPENYTIGKTITVFFSVMIGAFSLGQGAPNLEAIAKARGAAYEVYNTIDQPRPIDSSSKEGHKPDCVKGDIEFKNIHFSYPSRKDVKILEGVNLTVPRGKTIALVGASGCGKSTTIQLLQRFYDPDSGEITLDGRDIRTLNVKWLRENMGIVSQEPVLFGTTIAENIRYGREDATDEDIERAVREANAYDFISKLPDKLNTMVGERGAQLSGGQKQRIAIARALVKNPKILLLDEATSALDTQSESVVQAALDKARAGRTTIVIAHRLSTIRTADVIAGFSNGEVVEQGTHRELMAKKGVYYSLVMQQSQGKPEEDEEDPVEEDNPPKYEDLDYVLYDSSDMDELEVGNEEGIENGGFEKNSISSGRVEMKPTRRKSKKSKKDKKKEKKPDEAPDIPFTRILALNKPEWPYMLVGTLSSLVGGAVYPCVAIIFAKIIGVFSEVDPEVKRQKTMMFSLLFLLIGGVAFVTYFLKGYMFGKSGELLTMRLRRQVFHAMMRQEIGWFDDNNNAVGVLTTRLATDASLVKGATGSRLGLATNTVCALTIAIVVAFIHSWQLTLLILACVPFLIGANFIQMRAMAGHASKDQGALEQSGKISTETVENFKTVVGLTREDVFFHKFMDSLERPYQNGLVKAPIYGLTFAVAQAIPYMVNAAIFRFGSWLIAHCHTEYENVFLVFSVIIFAAMNIGESASFAPDFAKAKAAAGRILGLLEKKPEIDIYSEEGEKPTDFVGDIEFRGIHFAYPTRQNVRVLQGLNVSVGPGQTLALVGESGCGKSTSIQLLERFYSPAEGQVLVDGLDTKTLNLSWLRSQLGLVSQEPILFDCSISENIQYGDNSREVSQDEIEEAAKNANIHDFIMGLPEKYNTRVGDKGTQMSGGQKQRIAIARALVRQPKVLLLDEATSALDTESEKIVQQALDAARQGRTCIVIAHRLSTIQNADQIAVIQYGQVTEQGTHTDLMAKGGAYYALVNAQVNH; this comes from the exons ACATGCCTATTACTTCATTGGGATCGGTTGTGCTGTGTTCCTGCTGGGGACCTTTCAGGTGATGTTGTTCTTGTTGACAGCCACCAAACAGACCAAACGGATCCGGGAGAAATACTTCCATGCCATCCTCCACCAACAGATGTCCTGGTTTGATACACACCAGATAGGAGTTCTCAACGTCAGGTTAACAGA tgacatcaacacaATCAACGAAGGCCTTGGAGACAAGATCTGTGTGTTCGTGCAGTTCTTCTGCACCTTCTTGTCAGGGTTCATCATTGGTTTCATCTTCGGCTGGAAGCTAACCCTCGTCATCCTGACCGTCAGTCCTCTCCTGGCAGGATCAGCTGCCGTCTGGTCCAAA ATACTTGCCACCCTGACCAGTAAGGAGCTGTCTGCCTATGCCAAAGCAGGGGCGGTAGCTGAAGAGATACTGGTGGCTATCAGGACAGTTGTGGCTTTCAATGGACAGAAGAAAGCTGTGGAAAG GTATGAAAGAAACTTGGAGGATGCTAAAAACTTTGGGATAAAGAAAGCCATCACCACTAATGTGTCCATGGGCTTCACCCAGTTTGTCATATTTGGGACGTACGCCTTGGCTTTCTGGTACGGGACCAAGCTCTCTGTAGACGAGCCTGAAAACTACACCATTGGAAAAACCATTACA GTCTTCTTCTCGGTGATGATTGGGGCGTTCTCTTTGGGCCAGGGTGCGCCTAACTTGGAAGCCATCGCCAAAGCCCGGGGTGCTGCCTATGAAGTCTACAATACCATTGACCAG CCGCGGCCCATAGACAGCAGTTCAAAGGAAGGTCACAAACCAGACTGTGTGAAAGGAGACATTGAATTCAAGAACATCCACTTCAGCTACCCCTCCAGGAAAGATGTCAAA ATTCTTGAAGGAGTGAATCTGACAGTGCCTCGTGGGAAGACCATAGCTCTGGTTGGAGCCAGTGGATGTGGGAAGAGCACCACCATTCAGCTGCTTCAGCGCTTTTATGATCCAGACTCAGGAGAG ATTACCCTGGATGGTCGGGACATCCGGACCCTGAATGTGAAGTGGCTGAGGGAGAATATGGGTATCGTCAGTCAGGAACCTGTGCTGTTCGGAACAACCATTGCAGAAAACATCCGCTATGGCAGAGAGGATGCCACAGATGAGGACATCGAACGGGCCGTGAGGGAGGCCAACGCGTACGACTTCATCTCCAAACTCCCCGAT AAGCTGAACACCATGGTGGGGGAGCGGGGAGCCCAGCTCAGTGGAGGACAGAAGCAGAGGATAGCTATCgcccgggccctggtcaaaaaccCGAAGATCCTCCTGCTGGACGAGGCCACCTCCGCCCTGGACACCCAGAGTGAGTCGGTCGTTCAGGCCGCTCTGGATAAG GCCAGAGCGGGCCGCACCACAATAGTGATCGCCCACCGCCTGTCCACCATCAGAACAGCTGACGTGATCGCTGGCTTCAGCAACGGAGAGGTGGTGGAGCAGGGAACACACAGGGAACTCATGGCCAAGAAGGGGGTTTACTACTCTCTGGTCATGCAGCAG AGTCAAGGGAAGccagaggaagatgaagaggacCCTGTGGAAGAGGATAACCCTCCTAAATATGAGGATCTGGATTATGTCCTATATGACTCATCTGACATGGATGAGCTGGAAGTGGGAAACGAGGAAGGAATAGAAAACGGCGGCTTTGAAAAGAACTCAATCAGCAGTGGCCGTGTGGAAATGAAACCGACCAGGAGGAAATCTAAGAAGTCCAAGAAGGACAAGAAG AAGGAAAAGAAACCAGATGAAGCTCCAGACATCCCCTTCACCAGAATCCTGGCCTTGAACAAGCCCGAGTGGCCGTACATGTTGGTAGGAACCCTGTCTAGCTTGGTGGGGGGAGCCGTTTATCCCTGTGTCGCCATCATCTTCGCCAAGATCATTGGA GTGTTTTCCGAGGTTGACCCGGAAGTCAAACGACAGAAAACCATGATGTTTTCCCTGCTCTTCCTTCTCATCGGAGGAGTGGCTTTTGTCACCTACTTCCTAAAG GGTTACATGTTTGGAAAATCAGGAGAGCTTCTTACCATGAGGCTGAGGAGGCAGGTATTCCATGCCATGATGAGACAG GAGATTGGATGGTTTGATGACAACAACAATGCAGTGGGAGTTCTAACCACCAGATTGGCCACAGATGCATCTCTGGTTAAAGGG GCGACTGGGTCTAGGTTGGGTCTGGCCACCAACACAGTCTGTGCTCTCACCATCGCCATTGTGGTGGCCTTCATCCACAGCTGGCAGCTCACCCTCCTCATCCTCGCCTGTGTGCCCTTCCTCATTGGAGCCAACTTCATTCAGATGAGGGCCATGGCAGGCCACGCCTCCAAAGACCAGGGTGCCCTGGAGCAGTCTGGGAAG ATATCTACAGAGACCGTTGAAAACTTCAAGACAGTTGTTGGATTGACACGGGAGGACGTCTTCTTTCACAAGTTCATGGACAGTCTAGAAAGACCATACCA GAACGGTTTGGTGAAGGCTCCCATCTACGGACTAACATTTGCCGTTGCCCAAGCAATCCCTTACATGGTCAATGCTGCAATCTTCCGCTTTGGGTCCTGGCTTATTGCTCACTGTCACACAGAATATGAAAATGTTTTCCT TGTGTTTTCTGTGATCATATTTGCTGCCATGAACATAGGAGAATCAGCATCTTTTGCTCCTGACTTTGCCAAAGCGAAAGCAGCTGCGGGGAGAATTCTTGGCTTGTTGGAGAAGAAACCAGAGATTGACATTtacagtgaggagggagagaagccA ACGGACTTTGTCGGGGACATTGAGTTCCGAGGGATCCACTTTGCGTACCCGACCCGTCAGAACGTGAGGGTTCTCCAGGGGTTGAACGTGTCAGTGGGGCCTGGTCAGACCCTGGCCCTGGTCGGGGAGAGTGGCTGTGGTAAAAGCACCTCCATACAACTACTGGAGCGCTTCTATAGCCCTGCTGAAGGACAAGTG TTAGTGGATGGGTTGGATACTAAGACCCTGAACCTGTCGTGGCTGAGGTCTCAGCTGGGCCTGGTGTCCCAGGAGCCCATCCTGTTCGACTGCAGCATCTCAGAGAACATCCAGTATGGGGACAACAGCAGAGAGGTCTCTCAGGATGAGATAGAGGAGGCAGCCAAGAACGCCAACATCCATGACTTCATCATGGGCCTGCCAGAG aAATACAATACCAGGGTTGGGGACAAGGGGACCCAGATGTCTGGAGGTCAGAAACAGAGGATAGCCATCGCCAGAGCACTGGTCAGGCAGCCTAAAGTACTGCTGCTGGATGAAGCCACTTCCGCCCTGgacacagagagtgagaag attGTCCAACAGGCTTTAGACGCCGCCCGGCAGGGCCGCACCTGCATCGTGATCGCCCACCGCCTGTCTACCATCCAGAACGCAGACCAGATAGCGGTAATTCAGTATGGTCAGGTGACAGAGCAGGGTACACATACTGACCTCATGGCTAAAGGAGGGGCTTACTATGCCCTGGTCAACGCACAGGTCAACCACTAA